In Citrus sinensis cultivar Valencia sweet orange chromosome 4, DVS_A1.0, whole genome shotgun sequence, one DNA window encodes the following:
- the LOC102627864 gene encoding cytochrome P450 85A1-like yields MAVLAMVVCCLVLGFSFLCFALLKWNEIRYRGEGLPPGTMGWPVFGETTDFLKHGPNFMKNQRARYGSLFKSHILGCPTIVSMDPELNRYILMNEGKGLVPGYPQSMLDILGKCNIGAVHGSAHKYIRGSMMSLISPAMIKKQLLPKIDKFMRSYLHNWDGKDIDIQERTNEMALFISFKQIVEIESSQLYETFKPEFDKLMVGTLSLPVNIPGTNYHRGFQGRKRVVRILRQIMEERRASSIVHNDMLDHLLRKEESNYNLSDEETIDQVITILYSGYETVSTTLMMAIKYLHDHPRALKELRDEHMAIRQRKKPEEPIDWNEYKSMSFTRAVIFETSRLASIVNGVLRKTTKDIELNGFVIPKGWRIYVYTREINYDPFLYPEPLTFSPWRWLDKSLESHNYCFVFGGGSRLCPGKELGIVQISTFLHYFVTRYRWEEVGGDKIVQFPRVEAPDGLRIRVSKY; encoded by the exons ATGGCAGTCCTGGCTATGGTGGTTTGCTGTTTGGTTTTGGGGTtctctttcttatgctttgcTCTCTTGAAATGGAATGAGATAAGATACAGAGGCGAAGGCTTGCCTCCAGGGACGATGGGTTGGCCAGTTTTTGGTGAAACAACGGACTTCCTCAAACATGGAccaaattttatgaaaaaccAAAGAGCAAG GTATGGAAGTTTATTCAAGTCACATATTCTGGGGTGTCCCACCATTGTTTCCATGGATCCAGAGCTTAACAGATATATCCTTATGAATGAAGGAAAAGGACTTGTTCCTGGCTATCCACAGTCCATGCTTGATATACTGGGCAAGTGCAACATTGGTGCTGTTCATGGATCGGCTCACAAATATATTAGAGGATCAATGATGTCACTTATAAGCCCTGCGATGATAAAAAAGCAGCTTTTGCCAAAAATTGACAAGTTTATGAGATCCTATCTTCACAATTGGGATGGCAAAGACATTGATATCCAAGAAAGAACCAATGAG ATGGCACTATTCATATCCTTCAAGCAGATTGTAGAAATTGAATCAAGTCAGCTATATGAGACCTTCAAACCAGAGTTCGATAAGCTGATGGTTGGAACATTGTCACTGCCTGTCAATATTCCCGGGACAAATTACCATCGCGGGTTCCAG GGAAGGAAGAGAGTCGTCAGAATTTTGAGACAAATTATGGAGGAGAGAAGAGCATCTTCGATAGTTCATAATGACATGCTTGATCATCTTCTCAGAAAGGAAGAGTCTAACTACAATCTCAGTGATGAGGAGACAATTGATCAAgttattacaattttatattcAGGTTATGAGACGGTTTCAACAACATTAATGATGGCGATTAAGTATCTCCATGATCATCCAAGAGCTCTCAAGGAACTTAGA GATGAGCATATGGCAATCCGACAAAGGAAAAAGCCAGAGGAACCAATTGATTGGAATGAATACAAGTCCATGAGCTTTACCCGCGCT GTGATTTTTGAAACATCAAGATTGGCTTCAATAGTCAATGGGGTTCTGAGGAAGACAACCAAAGATATAGAACTGAATG GATTTGTCATTCCTAAAGGATGGAGAATATATGTATACACAAGGGAGATAAACTATGATCCTTTCCTCTATCCAGAGCCATTAACTTTTAGTCCATGGAGATGGCTG GATAAGAGCTTGGAGTCTCACAACTACTGTTTTGTATTTGGAGGAGGAAGCAGGCTTTGTCCCGGCAAAGAATTGGGCATCGTCCAAATCTCTACATTCCTTCACTATTTTGTTACAAGATATAG ATGGGAGGAAGTCGGGGGAGATAAAATAGTACAATTCCCCAGAGTTGAAGCACCTGATGGACTCCGCATCAGGGTATCAAAGTACtaa
- the LOC102618724 gene encoding probable UDP-arabinopyranose mutase 2, producing MATPSTKPTPLLKHELDIVIPTIRNLDFLEMWRPFFEPYHLIIVQDGDPSKTIKVPDGFDYELYNRNDINRILGPKASCISFKDSACRCFGYMVSKKKYIFTIDDDCFVAKDPSGKEINALEQHIKNLLSPSTPLFFNTLYDPYREGADFVRGYPFSLREGVHTAVSHGLWLNIPDYDAPTQLVKPRERNTRYVDAVLTVPKGTLFPMCGMNLAFDRELIGPAMYFGLMGDGQPIGRYDDMWAGWCMKVICDHMGWGVKTGLPYIWHSKASNPFVNLKKEYKGIYWQEELIPFFQSCVLPKECTTVQQCYLELAKQVKAKLSKVDPYFDKLAEAMVTWIEAWDELNSAGQNSEKKPNAAAK from the exons ATGGCAACTCCTTCAACAAAGCCAACGCCACTGCTGAAACACGAGCTGGATATCGTGATACCGACGATTCGAAACTTGGATTTCTTGGAGATGTGGAGGCCATTTTTTGAGCCGTATCATTTGATCATCGTACAAGATGGTGACCCATCAAAGACCATCAAGGTCCCTGACGGCTTTGACTACGAGCTCTACAACAGAAACGACATCAACCGCATTCTGGGTCCTAAGGCTTCTTGCATTTCCTTCAAGGACTCTGCTTGTCGATGCTTTGGCTACATGGTCTCtaagaagaaatatattttcacCATTGATGATGATTGCTTT GTTGCCAAAGATCCCTCTGGCAAAGAGATCAATGCACTCGAGCAGCACATAAAGAACCTGTTGTCACCATCCACTCCATTATTCTTCAACACCCTTTATGATCCATACAGGGAAGGTGCGGACTTTGTCCGTGGATACCCTTTCAGTCTCCGTGAAGGTGTCCACACGGCTGTATCTCATGGCCTCTGGCTGAACATCCCTGACTATGATGCACCCACTCAGCTGGTCAAGCCTCGTGAGAGAAACACCAG GTATGTGGACGCTGTTCTGACGGTTCCTAAGGGAACCCTGTTCCCAATGTGCGGTATGAATCTGGCATTCGACCGTGAGCTGATTGGACCGGCAATGTACTTTGGACTCATGGGTGATGGACAGCCAATAGGACGTTATGATGATATGTGGGCTGGCTGGTGCATGAAG GTAATATGTGATCATATGGGATGGGGTGTGAAAACCGGTCTGCCTTACATATGGCACAGCAAAGCTAGCAACCCATTTGTTAATCTGAAAAAGGAGTACAAAGGTATCTACTGGCAAGAGGAGCTAATCCCATTCTTCCAATCTTGTGTTCTTCCAAAGGAATGCACCACTGTTCAACAGTGCTATCTTGAACTGGCCAAGCAGGTCAAGGCCAAGCTTAGCAAGGTGGACCCTTACTTCGACAAGTTAGCAGAGGCCATGGTTACCTGGATCGAGGCCTGGGATGAGCTCAACTCTGCTGGGCAAAATTCTGAAAAGAAACCAAATGCTGCCGCAAAGTAG